Genomic segment of Deltaproteobacteria bacterium:
CCACGCTGTATTCCGGCATGACCGTGTCGAATCCCAGGATCTCATGCCCTGCCAGGGCCAGTTCCGCCATGGCCCGGGGATTCAGATGGGCCTCTGGAAAGGATATCCCGCACGCATCCATGAGCCCGTGGCACACGATGGATGTGGGGTTCCCTGCCGGGGGCCGGTCCCCCTTCATCCCCTTGTACAGGGCCGACATGATCAGATTGTATGGTGTTGATTTCATGCTCCCCGATCGCCTCCTCCCTTTTCGCACATAAACGACCGCTACTCCCCTCCATCCACGTCGATACCATTTTCCTTATAGGGAAGTGAATTCATCCGTGTCAAGGGCAAATCCGTTTCATCCTCGCCCCTCTGCCTGCGACACCCGGGTTGATCTTCGCGAAACCTTGCGGGAATACGGTCTTAAAGGGCCATTTTGGGCAAACGCCATATTGCATTGGTGAAGCGCGTGTGATAACGTCCCCACGACTCGGACCTCAGACCTTGACAAACATCCTTCAGGAGGAAACGCAGTGAACCAGACCCCAGCCGTCGCCGTTGTGGGAACCTTCGACTCCAAGGGAGAAGAGCACCGGTTTTTGAAAAGGCGCATCGAAAAAAGAGAGGTCCCCGCCATCACCATCCATGTGGGCACCAGACGTCCTTCCCCTTTCCCTGTAGACTATGATCTGTACCAGCAGGTCATCCAGAAAGGCGGGGCAGGGATGACAGACCGGGACCGGGCCATAGACGCGGTCATTACAGAGGCCAGGAGGCTCATCAGCGACCTCTATCAAAAGGGTGATATATGCGGCATGATCTCAGCAGGGGGCGGCACCGGAACCCATATCAGCGCCAGCATTATGCAGGTACTTCCATTGGGAGTCCCCAAGGTCATGGTCTCCACGGTGGCGTCCAGGGACATGAAACCGGTGGTGGGAACCAAGGATATCACCATGATGCACAGCGTGGCGGATCTCCTCGGAATTAACAGCATTACAGGCAAAATCCTCGACCGGGCCGCTGGGGCGATTTCGGGGATGGTTTTGAAGCAATGGAAACAGACGGAAGATAAAAAGCGGGTGGCCCTCACCATGTTTGGATTTATCACCAAGGCGGCCGAGGCCGTCAAGGCCTCCCTGGAGGGGATGGGCTACGAAGTCGTCGCCTTCCATGCCAACGGCACCGGCGGGATGGCCATGGAAGAGCTGGCAGCCGAAGGATATTTTCACGGCATCCTGGATCTGGCAACCCACGAACTGGCCGATGAATTGATGCACGGTTATTGCAGTGGGATCGGGCCCGCAAGGCTGGAACCGGTCGCCGGTCGTCATATTCCCCGCCTGGTGGTCCCGGGGGGCCTCGATTGTGCGGTGCTCGAATTCACCCGTAATACGATCCCTGAAAAGCTCAGAGATCGAAGCATATTTTTCTACGATTTCAGGTCCGCGGTCCGGTTGAGTCTTGACGAAACCCGGTTTATCGCCAGGCAACTGGCCGAAAAGCTGAATCAGGACATCTCAGGCATTGAGGTGCTGGTCCCCACGAGAGGATGGTCCGAGGCGGATGGACAGGGAAACCCACTCCATGATCCGGCAGCCCAGGATGCCTTCATGAAAACATTACGACAGGTTATAAACCCCCGGGTGCCCATCAAGGAAGTGGACCTCCATATCAATGACCCCTCCTTTGCAGCCATCGCCTCAGGGACCATGGATCAAATGATCCGTGAGATCGACCAGGGTCCCGGTCGCCCTATTCCCGGCTCCGGATTTGAAACACATATGTCCCAAAGGTAATTCTCAACGACACCAAATAAGCCCCAATGACACCCACCCCCCAGCCTCCTTTTTGGTAAGGTAATCCCAGGCGGTTCCTCACTCCCTTGACTCCCAACGCCCGCTTCCTTATATTGGTAAAGAATGAAACGTGACGGAAAGATGGCATAACCGGCGGCGTATCGGCTGGACAGGAGGGACCGAACCCCGACAGCATCGGCAGTATAGAGGGGATCGGATCAACGTGAATGCAGGGTAAGCGCCCTTTCCTGCGGAAAAGAATATCAGAGAACGGGATTTTAATGGGGAATGATCGTCGACACATTTATTTAATGGCGTTGAACGCCGAGAAGGAGGGAATGAAATGAAAGCGCTATGTAGAATTTCGATTGTCCTGATGATTGTGTTGTTGACGGGTCTGCTTGTCCTGGGGGGAGGCCGGCCGGCCGTGGCCGAGGATGCGAACGACGCGAAGCAGTTGGTTGAAAAGGCCACCATGACGCTTGAAGGCTTTGAAACAGCAGAGACAATGGATGCATTTCGTGATCTGATCAAGAAAGCGGAGGGCGTTTTCATCGCCCCACAGGTCCTGAAAGGCGCCTTCATTGTGGGGGCATCCGGTGGGACCGGGGTGTTTATGGCCCGGGATAGAAATACCCAGAAATGGAACGGTCCAGCCTTCTACACCATCGGTGAGGCAAGTTTCGGCCTTCAAATCGGTGGAACCGCCTCTGAAGTGGTTCTGCTGGCCATGACCGACCGGGGGGTTAAGGCTTTTATGTCCAGTAGTGTTAAATTGGGTGCCGATGTCGGGGTCGCCGTGGGCCCGGTCGGGATGGGCGCAGCGGCAGCCACCGCCAACCTTAGTGCGGATATCCTGAGCTTTTCACGCTCTAAAGGCTTGTTTGGCGGTGTTTCCGTGGACGGGGCGGTGGTCGCGGTTCGCCCCAGTCTGAATGAGGCCTATTACGGCAAGAAGATGGACGTAACGGATATTTTGGTAAAACCCGCTGCCGAGAGTAAAGCGGCCGCCGGCCTGATCCGGGCGTTGAACAAGGCTGTCGCCAAATAACCGTTCGGTCCCCAGCCCCTCAGCGGACAGGCTGGGGACCGAATGATTAAACAAAATGTCATTGCTACCCAAAAATTCTCACACAACGCCGCGAAGACAAAGATACTTTTTGTATAGACTTTCAACCAATAATAACGGTTCTAACTATCCGAAACGTCTTTCTCCTTCTCGATCCTGCGCCTTTCTTCGTCCCTTATTTCTCTTCTCAGGAGTTTTCCCACCTTGGATTTGGGGAGCATGTCTCTGAATTCGATGTACTGAGGTACCTTATAAGCGGCCAGTCTGTCCCTGCACCATCGTTGAAGTTCGCCCCCGCTGACCCCTCTCACGTCTTCCTTCAACACCACAATACATTTGATCCGCTCACCCACCTTCGAATCCGGGACGCCCACCACACACGCACCGATAACGGCCGGATGATCCTGAAGGATGGCCTCGATTTCGGAACAGGAAACCCGGTACCCCTTGTACTTGATGACATCTGCGCTCCTGTCCACATAGAAAATCTGCCCGTCGCTGTCCACCCGGACATAGTCATTCATCCGATACCAGATGGCGCCGTCGATCTCCACGTATGCGGCCGCGGTCTCATCGGGTTTGTTCCAGTATGCCTTGGATATGAATTCCGAGGTCACCAGGAGTTCTCCGGAGTCCCCCGGAGGGACCGGTTCCAAAGTTGCCGGATCCACGATCATGGTCTTTCTGGAGGGGAACGGCAGCCCTACACTCCCCGGAACCGGTTCCCTGTCCAAGGGGCTCATGGCCGTGAACCCCACCTCTGTGGAGCCGTAGGCCTGATAAATAGGCACATGGAACCGCTCTCTCCATCGGTGAAGCACTTCCATCGGGAGGACATCCCCGCCGCTCCAGCAGTACTTGAGCGAACTCAAATCAAACAGATCCAGCCTGTCGTTTTCCAGTATCATCCGGTAGAGGGTCGGCGCCCCCAGAAAAAGGGTCCCTCTATGTCTCTCGATGGCATTTAAAATGGCATCCACCTGAGGGATCGGCATGAGCACGGCGGTATTCCCGCGGGTCAGTACCATGCCCAGAATGATGCCTTGGGCCAACTGGTGAAAGAGAGGGTTCACCATGATGAAGACCTCCCTGCCGTCCAGGATGTGTCCCTCTCCCACCTCTCGGATCTCATTGACAAAAGATACCATGCCCGTGTGCGTGGCGATGCACCCCTTGGGAAAACCGGTGGTCCCGCCGGTGTAAAGGATGTAGCTGAGATGTTCGGCCGGATGGATGTCGTGTTTCGGCGGGCGTGGAGGATATTTGCGGATAAGCCGTTTGAAGGAAAAGATGTTCTCCCCCTTTTGAATGACGCCGTTGGGCACCTTGTCGAACAAAAAGCCGAAGGCCCGCTTATAGAGAGGGAGGAGATCCACGTAATTGGTGATGATGACACGCCTGAGACAGGTGTCGGGGAAGACCTCCTGAATGTACCGGAAGTTGGTGTCCTGGCAGAGGACGGTCTCGGCCCCGGCGTCATTAATGAGGTACCGTATTTCGTGCGGGGTGTAGATGGGGGAGACCGGGACCGGTACGGCCCCGATCAGCTGGGCCCCGAAATACCCGATGAGAAACTGCGGGCAGTTGGGGAGATAGATCATCACCTTGTCATTGTCGTGGACCCCCAGATCGTACAACGCAGCGGCAAACCGGTCGATGAGTTCCCGCAGCCTGCGATACGAGAACCTCTCCCCGAGATAAATGAGGGCGATCCTGTCAGGGTAGGTATCGCACGCCCTGTGAAATGCGGAAATGACCGTTTCATTGGCTGCTGTCATATTTGCCCCTGCGCCTTGCTACATCCCGAAGTAGGCCGATTTTACATCCGGATTATCCATCAGATCTTCAGAGGTCCCTTCCAGAACCACTCCGCCGTTTTCAAGCACATAGCCGTGATGGATGATCGGGAGGATCGGCCTGGCATACTGCTCGGTAATCAACACGGTGATCCCTGTTTCCTGATTGATGGTTTCGATGGCCTCTGTGAGCATCTCCTCCATGGTGGGGCTCAGCCCGAGCAGGGGCTCATCCAGCAGGAGCATCGTGGGTTGGGCCATGAGGGCCCTCCCGATGGCGAGCATCTGCTGTTCACCGCCGCTCAGAAACCCTCCCTCCCTTCTCTTGAG
This window contains:
- a CDS encoding Tm-1-like ATP-binding domain-containing protein, which codes for MNQTPAVAVVGTFDSKGEEHRFLKRRIEKREVPAITIHVGTRRPSPFPVDYDLYQQVIQKGGAGMTDRDRAIDAVITEARRLISDLYQKGDICGMISAGGGTGTHISASIMQVLPLGVPKVMVSTVASRDMKPVVGTKDITMMHSVADLLGINSITGKILDRAAGAISGMVLKQWKQTEDKKRVALTMFGFITKAAEAVKASLEGMGYEVVAFHANGTGGMAMEELAAEGYFHGILDLATHELADELMHGYCSGIGPARLEPVAGRHIPRLVVPGGLDCAVLEFTRNTIPEKLRDRSIFFYDFRSAVRLSLDETRFIARQLAEKLNQDISGIEVLVPTRGWSEADGQGNPLHDPAAQDAFMKTLRQVINPRVPIKEVDLHINDPSFAAIASGTMDQMIREIDQGPGRPIPGSGFETHMSQR
- a CDS encoding lipid-binding SYLF domain-containing protein, yielding MKALCRISIVLMIVLLTGLLVLGGGRPAVAEDANDAKQLVEKATMTLEGFETAETMDAFRDLIKKAEGVFIAPQVLKGAFIVGASGGTGVFMARDRNTQKWNGPAFYTIGEASFGLQIGGTASEVVLLAMTDRGVKAFMSSSVKLGADVGVAVGPVGMGAAAATANLSADILSFSRSKGLFGGVSVDGAVVAVRPSLNEAYYGKKMDVTDILVKPAAESKAAAGLIRALNKAVAK
- a CDS encoding AMP-binding protein; the encoded protein is MTAANETVISAFHRACDTYPDRIALIYLGERFSYRRLRELIDRFAAALYDLGVHDNDKVMIYLPNCPQFLIGYFGAQLIGAVPVPVSPIYTPHEIRYLINDAGAETVLCQDTNFRYIQEVFPDTCLRRVIITNYVDLLPLYKRAFGFLFDKVPNGVIQKGENIFSFKRLIRKYPPRPPKHDIHPAEHLSYILYTGGTTGFPKGCIATHTGMVSFVNEIREVGEGHILDGREVFIMVNPLFHQLAQGIILGMVLTRGNTAVLMPIPQVDAILNAIERHRGTLFLGAPTLYRMILENDRLDLFDLSSLKYCWSGGDVLPMEVLHRWRERFHVPIYQAYGSTEVGFTAMSPLDREPVPGSVGLPFPSRKTMIVDPATLEPVPPGDSGELLVTSEFISKAYWNKPDETAAAYVEIDGAIWYRMNDYVRVDSDGQIFYVDRSADVIKYKGYRVSCSEIEAILQDHPAVIGACVVGVPDSKVGERIKCIVVLKEDVRGVSGGELQRWCRDRLAAYKVPQYIEFRDMLPKSKVGKLLRREIRDEERRRIEKEKDVSDS